One window from the genome of Pyrobaculum ferrireducens encodes:
- a CDS encoding UbiD family decarboxylase, translated as MRVSDLVSNLPDIQIYNPPYGEFTIARVLRETEGRSTPVFREVKPGYVGVGNIIDTRLKLYRYLGVSRDEEAYQKLLAAVESPASVERISTWRDLYRTVDSLYELPMVRYYEKEARPYVTSGVVVGLGLDGVYNASIHRFSPVGGKKAVVRLVPRHLYHIYKTSVARGREVPIAVAWGVHPLVLLAAATSPPYGVFELGVAARLLGGLKVMELDNGAVAPFLSSVVIEGFLTSEQAEEGPFVDIVGVYDRVRLQPVVRVERIYVLREEAYVHYLLPAGSEHMLLMGFEREAKIWRAVKSVAPMVRKVRLTKGGFGWLVAVISLDKSVEGDAKNALLAAFAAHPSLKIAIAVDSDVDPDNPVEVEWAVATRLRADRGLFVIPYVRGSTLDPVALNEEGLTHKVGIDATRPLDVDPVLFERARIPE; from the coding sequence CATCGCCAGGGTTTTGAGAGAGACAGAGGGCCGATCTACGCCAGTATTTAGAGAGGTAAAACCCGGCTACGTGGGGGTAGGCAATATTATAGACACAAGGTTAAAGCTGTATCGATATCTCGGAGTTAGTAGAGACGAGGAGGCTTATCAAAAACTACTAGCCGCGGTAGAGAGCCCGGCTTCCGTGGAGAGGATATCCACGTGGCGCGACCTATATAGGACTGTAGATTCGCTCTACGAGTTGCCCATGGTTAGGTACTACGAGAAGGAGGCGCGCCCCTACGTCACATCTGGCGTCGTCGTGGGCTTGGGTTTAGACGGTGTGTACAACGCCTCTATACACAGATTCTCGCCCGTGGGAGGCAAGAAAGCTGTTGTGAGGCTTGTCCCGAGGCATTTGTACCACATCTACAAGACCAGCGTTGCAAGAGGCCGTGAGGTGCCCATCGCTGTGGCGTGGGGTGTCCACCCCCTGGTGCTCCTCGCCGCCGCCACCTCCCCGCCCTACGGCGTTTTTGAGCTCGGCGTAGCCGCGCGCCTCCTGGGGGGGCTCAAGGTGATGGAGCTCGACAACGGAGCCGTTGCGCCGTTTCTATCCTCTGTAGTTATTGAGGGCTTCTTAACTTCGGAGCAGGCAGAGGAGGGGCCCTTTGTCGATATAGTAGGCGTATACGACAGGGTGAGGCTTCAGCCTGTTGTGAGAGTGGAGAGGATATACGTGTTGCGGGAGGAGGCGTATGTCCACTACCTACTGCCGGCGGGCTCTGAGCACATGCTCCTAATGGGTTTCGAGAGAGAGGCAAAGATTTGGAGAGCTGTTAAGTCTGTAGCTCCCATGGTGAGGAAGGTGAGGCTGACAAAGGGGGGGTTTGGCTGGCTAGTGGCGGTGATTTCGCTAGACAAGTCTGTCGAGGGCGACGCGAAGAACGCACTGCTGGCGGCTTTTGCGGCCCACCCCAGTTTAAAAATCGCCATAGCTGTTGACAGCGATGTGGATCCCGACAACCCAGTGGAGGTGGAGTGGGCTGTGGCCACGAGGCTCAGGGCGGATAGGGGTCTCTTTGTTATTCCCTACGTAAGGGGGTCCACGCTGGATCCCGTTGCCTTAAACGAGGAGGGGTTGACCCACAAGGTGGGTATCGACGCCACGAGGCCACTGGATGTCGATCCAGTATTGTTCGAGCGGGCGAGGATACCTGAATAG
- a CDS encoding aconitase X gives MSREYAREMVLRIADAVSGGEVVPVETAHISGVSYFTIGEYGVEFLEFLASSGAKVSILTTSNPAAIDLSGLLQVDEKVVEGQSRISKALRSMGVSIFYTCAPYEFILTRPRTYHAWAESNAITYINTFRDSWSDKNPGPLALLGAIAGFVPKTALYTLDGRRPTAAVEVNIGPLGPLEAGVVGALIGERIGSGVPYIKGAVFADEESRREFAAALSTYSAMVFAVVEGATPNWRQYLELADFRDKIQISAEDIASYVRDVETPDVVYIGCPFADLETVLQIVAEVRGRGPTKRPVYISTSPGVYKQIQRLVEEVSGYNVKIFSGACLVVSPYTRRFRVIATDSLKAMFYIPKLHGVRVVPCRREECLELAYA, from the coding sequence GTGTCTCGTGAGTATGCGCGTGAGATGGTGCTTAGAATTGCAGATGCGGTGTCGGGCGGAGAGGTTGTCCCCGTGGAGACCGCCCATATATCTGGGGTATCTTACTTCACAATTGGAGAGTACGGAGTGGAGTTTCTCGAATTTCTAGCTAGCTCTGGCGCCAAGGTTTCCATCTTAACTACGTCTAATCCGGCGGCTATTGACCTCAGCGGCTTGTTGCAGGTAGACGAGAAGGTGGTGGAGGGGCAGAGCAGAATATCGAAGGCGCTTAGATCGATGGGGGTGAGCATCTTCTATACATGCGCGCCGTATGAGTTTATACTCACCAGGCCACGTACTTACCACGCGTGGGCGGAATCGAACGCGATAACCTACATAAATACCTTCAGGGACTCCTGGTCAGATAAGAATCCCGGCCCCCTGGCTCTGTTGGGAGCTATTGCTGGGTTTGTGCCCAAGACGGCTCTATATACTCTAGACGGGAGGCGCCCCACCGCGGCTGTAGAAGTCAACATAGGGCCTCTGGGGCCTCTGGAGGCTGGCGTGGTTGGGGCATTGATAGGGGAACGCATCGGCTCCGGCGTGCCCTACATTAAGGGAGCCGTCTTCGCCGATGAGGAGAGCCGTAGGGAATTCGCCGCAGCCCTCTCCACCTACTCCGCCATGGTTTTCGCCGTGGTTGAGGGCGCGACGCCTAACTGGCGTCAATATCTCGAGTTGGCGGATTTCCGAGACAAGATCCAGATATCGGCAGAAGACATCGCTAGCTACGTAAGAGACGTCGAGACGCCCGACGTGGTGTATATCGGGTGCCCCTTCGCAGATCTAGAGACAGTTTTACAGATAGTGGCAGAGGTTAGGGGGAGGGGACCTACAAAAAGGCCGGTGTACATATCCACCTCCCCTGGCGTCTATAAGCAGATACAGAGACTCGTAGAGGAGGTCAGCGGCTACAACGTGAAGATATTTTCAGGCGCGTGTCTGGTGGTGTCGCCCTACACCCGTAGATTTAGGGTAATAGCCACCGACTCGCTGAAGGCGATGTTCTACATCCCCAAGCTACACGGCGTTAGAGTTGTCCCATGCAGACGCGAGGAGTGTCTCGAACTTGCCTATGCTTAA
- a CDS encoding aconitase X swivel domain-containing protein produces MLKPIVRGWGRAASRVVKITTPVSLLGDLDPERGTLAGVDVSGKIVVLPYVKGSTVGPYVLWGAARRGKAPLAIVAQKPDLMLISACVLAGVPLFQGDLEEECINIDLESGVYDKC; encoded by the coding sequence ATGCTTAAGCCGATAGTAAGGGGCTGGGGCCGGGCCGCCTCCCGTGTTGTAAAGATAACAACGCCTGTGTCGCTACTCGGCGATCTAGATCCAGAGAGGGGCACGCTTGCGGGGGTTGACGTCTCTGGGAAAATAGTGGTGTTGCCCTATGTCAAGGGCTCTACTGTGGGGCCTTACGTGCTGTGGGGGGCGGCTAGGAGGGGCAAGGCGCCTTTGGCGATAGTGGCGCAGAAACCGGATCTAATGCTTATCTCGGCTTGTGTACTCGCCGGCGTCCCGCTCTTCCAGGGGGATCTCGAAGAGGAGTGTATTAATATCGATTTAGAGAGTGGGGTGTATGACAAGTGCTGA
- a CDS encoding N-glycosylase/DNA lyase — MAARSQLRRVIEALRSLGINAILELERRDPQYRAVCSVVSKHGESIGARLAMLNAVISYRLTGRGEEHWEFFGKFFTKLEIHDVCRDFLRYLDASPYLRIGLDGRRKRVLKICNYAPNLEDLGATLRQLSSLLEARSEQKTIVFAVKILNYVYMCSRGVDRILPFDIPIPVDYRVAHLTWCAGLIDLPPQEAMRRYEVVQRIWDEVAHEAGIPPLHIDTLLWLAGRAVLYGENIHGVPEGVIALFQWRRDCKPLLK; from the coding sequence ATGGCCGCAAGGTCACAGTTAAGAAGAGTAATTGAGGCGCTTAGGAGCTTAGGTATAAACGCAATTCTGGAGCTGGAGAGGCGCGATCCGCAGTACCGCGCTGTGTGTAGCGTAGTAAGTAAACACGGGGAGTCGATAGGGGCGAGGCTGGCGATGCTAAACGCAGTTATAAGCTACCGCCTCACTGGCAGGGGGGAGGAGCATTGGGAGTTTTTCGGGAAATTCTTCACCAAGTTAGAGATACATGACGTATGCAGAGACTTTTTGAGATATCTAGACGCGAGCCCCTATTTGAGAATAGGCCTGGACGGCAGGAGAAAGAGGGTATTGAAGATTTGTAACTACGCGCCGAATCTGGAGGATCTAGGTGCTACACTGCGCCAGCTATCCAGTTTGTTAGAAGCTAGAAGCGAGCAGAAGACGATAGTATTCGCCGTTAAGATCCTTAACTATGTGTACATGTGTAGCAGGGGGGTGGACAGGATCCTGCCATTCGACATACCCATCCCAGTCGACTACCGGGTTGCCCACCTCACATGGTGTGCTGGGCTTATAGATCTCCCACCTCAGGAGGCGATGAGGCGCTACGAAGTTGTCCAAAGGATATGGGACGAGGTCGCCCACGAGGCTGGGATACCTCCCCTTCACATCGACACATTGCTATGGCTAGCCGGCAGGGCGGTACTCTACGGGGAAAACATACACGGCGTGCCGGAGGGGGTCATCGCCTTGTTCCAGTGGCGAAGAGATTGTAAACCTCTTTTAAAATAG
- a CDS encoding DNA primase large subunit PriL has product MSCDISLGELSCHFPFLNKSASYLQKRGMALDAVINSKNLLDMALERLRKSLAREPLNPRSCIDSPEDWAAAARLALYIAAATKNPYLLKRFADSESKRFLELMRKVPGIQDLRCKIEIARDLGVVAKPAHEVVTGIVVATFGNPVAVRWTSYLRYAPQDPFWAMINRPVVKGWVVVPLEDFERLLEEAYEEQILKTARENELAVGRVAASIDASLVEDLLKKYAHKPLKAPSQPAEGPHPPCMKAILDALKSGDNLPHTARFAIATYLLHRGWDVEQIVDLFRTSPDFNEKITRYQVQHIAGQVGGRKEYAVPSCETMNSWGLCPTNLGCGVKNPVQYGRKVTVKKSN; this is encoded by the coding sequence GTGTCATGCGACATCTCTTTAGGAGAGCTCTCATGCCACTTCCCATTCTTAAATAAATCTGCATCGTATCTCCAAAAAAGAGGAATGGCGCTAGACGCCGTAATAAATAGCAAAAACCTCCTGGACATGGCGCTTGAGAGGCTTAGGAAGTCGCTTGCGCGGGAGCCTCTTAATCCCAGGTCTTGTATAGACTCGCCAGAGGATTGGGCCGCGGCCGCCAGATTGGCGTTGTATATAGCGGCCGCCACGAAAAACCCCTATCTATTAAAGAGGTTTGCAGATAGTGAAAGTAAACGTTTTCTAGAGTTGATGAGGAAGGTTCCGGGCATCCAAGACCTGCGGTGTAAGATTGAAATTGCGAGAGATCTCGGCGTCGTCGCAAAGCCCGCGCATGAGGTGGTGACCGGCATAGTCGTGGCAACGTTTGGGAATCCGGTTGCCGTCAGATGGACTTCCTATCTAAGATACGCGCCTCAAGACCCCTTCTGGGCTATGATAAATAGGCCTGTCGTCAAGGGGTGGGTTGTGGTGCCCCTCGAGGATTTCGAGAGGTTGCTTGAAGAGGCTTATGAAGAACAGATTCTAAAGACGGCAAGAGAAAACGAGTTGGCCGTAGGCAGGGTAGCCGCATCTATAGACGCCTCCTTGGTAGAGGACTTGTTGAAAAAATACGCTCATAAGCCGTTAAAAGCGCCGTCTCAACCAGCAGAGGGGCCTCACCCCCCGTGTATGAAGGCGATTCTAGACGCCCTTAAGAGCGGCGACAACCTGCCCCACACAGCTAGGTTTGCCATAGCGACGTACCTACTACACAGGGGATGGGATGTGGAACAGATAGTAGATCTCTTTCGTACGTCGCCAGATTTTAATGAAAAGATTACACGCTACCAGGTGCAACACATAGCGGGCCAGGTTGGGGGAAGGAAGGAATACGCCGTGCCGAGTTGCGAGACCATGAATTCCTGGGGGCTCTGCCCCACGAATTTGGGATGCGGAGTGAAGAACCCGGTGCAGTATGGCCGCAAGGTCACAGTTAAGAAGAGTAATTGA
- a CDS encoding vWA domain-containing protein yields MNKVVELLLAISSCLGGVSTRSLIYAVADVYARSYLGDVDEKKLIEVIAQNLAGSLGATPGEARKIIEAALRCTSPPAEAPPAPSLVGSVGSEKAPTLAHLVNRHVPVDATPRAKLEVIRRLNLPAEAVDELGGRIYARGEGLALKSAVRLVKRYYPNASVADVDIIRTAMSISRKSLQGKPISDEDFYLREYTYIVDKPVYVALDVSGSMKEYVGGVTKLRVAKNVLARYLRQMADLRGFVSLVLFNTEADFLWTPYPPYKYLREMLGILKYVYAMGGTELASALELLHANNANREVVVVSDGRTNDPERVLQLARRFRRIHVVATERSQFLRQVAKITGGRYRELTPTTDLLGLHS; encoded by the coding sequence ATGAATAAAGTTGTTGAACTCCTCCTCGCAATTAGTAGCTGTCTAGGCGGGGTGTCTACGAGAAGTTTGATATATGCCGTGGCTGATGTATACGCAAGGTCGTATCTGGGGGATGTAGACGAGAAGAAGTTGATAGAGGTGATAGCGCAGAACTTGGCGGGTTCTCTAGGCGCCACGCCGGGGGAGGCTAGAAAAATTATAGAGGCCGCTCTGCGGTGCACATCCCCGCCAGCTGAGGCGCCCCCTGCGCCTTCTCTAGTCGGGTCGGTGGGTAGCGAAAAGGCACCCACCCTAGCCCATTTAGTAAATAGGCACGTTCCTGTCGACGCCACGCCTCGGGCTAAGCTCGAGGTGATTAGGAGGCTGAATCTCCCGGCCGAGGCTGTGGACGAGCTAGGTGGCAGGATATACGCGCGCGGGGAGGGGCTGGCTTTGAAATCGGCTGTGAGGCTTGTGAAGAGGTACTACCCCAACGCCTCGGTGGCTGACGTAGACATAATTAGAACCGCCATGTCTATATCAAGAAAATCTCTCCAAGGGAAGCCTATATCAGATGAGGATTTCTACCTACGGGAGTATACTTACATAGTTGACAAGCCTGTATACGTGGCTTTGGACGTATCCGGGTCGATGAAGGAGTACGTAGGAGGAGTCACTAAGCTCAGAGTTGCTAAGAACGTGTTGGCTAGATATCTGAGGCAGATGGCAGATTTAAGAGGCTTCGTATCACTAGTGCTATTTAATACAGAGGCCGACTTCTTGTGGACGCCGTATCCGCCGTATAAATATCTACGTGAGATGCTGGGGATTTTGAAATACGTATATGCGATGGGGGGGACAGAGCTGGCCTCTGCCCTAGAGCTACTTCATGCAAACAACGCCAATAGGGAGGTTGTGGTGGTGTCAGACGGGCGGACAAACGACCCGGAGAGAGTTCTACAGCTAGCTCGGAGGTTTAGACGTATCCACGTAGTGGCTACCGAGCGAAGCCAGTTTTTAAGACAAGTAGCTAAAATAACTGGCGGCAGATACAGAGAGCTTACGCCCACCACAGATCTCCTAGGTCTACATAGCTGA
- a CDS encoding AAA family ATPase, with amino-acid sequence MRLSELLQRHPVDIAKNIRDRVRRIGVDEIRNRVNKVLKGLDDVVLDVLSGLMIGRPVVLVGTVGLGKTTLAEAVAEILALSDPPYIEVACHSHMTAVDLTGDIDIAVVLQAGFDHPLSYIPGPLVMAHGTVLVMDEINRLNPYAQAALLQAIQEHYVYIRGYRIRTDFALVGTANPSEYEGVYELTEALADRLKFVEVKTPGRELLRSILLWKAREALGELEVEIPPRLADILAKFAHEAEKAGYPQSVRSLSYALADAAASAWSQRRDVEIRDLKKALILNLPHDQETKNMLITIFDKAINE; translated from the coding sequence GTGCGTCTTTCAGAGCTACTACAACGCCATCCGGTAGACATCGCAAAAAATATCAGAGATCGGGTGCGCCGCATCGGAGTAGACGAGATTAGGAATAGGGTAAATAAAGTGTTGAAGGGTCTCGATGACGTTGTTCTAGATGTATTAAGCGGTTTGATGATAGGCAGACCTGTGGTTTTAGTAGGCACGGTGGGGCTTGGCAAAACCACCCTGGCCGAGGCAGTTGCAGAAATTCTAGCGCTGAGCGATCCGCCGTATATAGAGGTGGCCTGCCACTCGCACATGACGGCGGTGGATCTCACAGGTGATATAGACATCGCCGTGGTGTTGCAGGCGGGGTTTGACCACCCGCTTTCTTACATACCGGGGCCTCTGGTAATGGCGCACGGAACAGTTCTGGTCATGGACGAGATTAATAGGCTAAACCCGTACGCCCAAGCGGCGTTGCTACAGGCAATACAGGAGCACTATGTCTACATTAGAGGATATAGGATTAGGACGGATTTCGCCTTGGTAGGCACGGCGAACCCGAGCGAGTACGAGGGCGTGTATGAGCTCACAGAGGCGCTGGCTGACAGGTTGAAATTTGTGGAGGTCAAAACGCCGGGCAGAGAACTCCTCCGATCTATACTCCTCTGGAAGGCGAGAGAAGCCCTTGGAGAGCTGGAGGTGGAAATACCGCCGCGCCTCGCAGATATACTAGCCAAGTTCGCCCACGAAGCTGAGAAGGCAGGCTACCCGCAGTCTGTGCGCTCTCTCAGCTACGCCCTCGCCGACGCGGCGGCGTCGGCGTGGTCTCAACGTAGAGATGTGGAGATACGCGACTTGAAGAAAGCGCTGATCTTAAACCTGCCTCACGACCAGGAGACGAAAAACATGCTCATTACAATATTCGACAAGGCTATCAATGAATAA
- a CDS encoding Clp1/GlmU family protein, translating into MSVRVMKAGEMYRIEGPAKVVVRRGRIYATGVEYSDGQSFTVLRARSLAVRAVTDSEVELVLGPGALLEKAEPGEEIIDEWEAGISTVDPSGVIIVVGMIDVGKSTMTAMLGNKALARGYRVAVIDADVGQNDLGPPTTISLARLTRYVTHLRQLVAEKSIFLQATSLERIWPRAVEQIARAVEYARRVWRADSVILNTDGWVLDEEAVVFKRQLIEKIKPSLIVAIQVEKELAPILNGYSNVLILPPPPHARSRSREDRKIHREMGYGRYIFPPVEIAVSLDKIPICNLPIFKGIEMGEELRKILSRALGLGVEKAYQVGSRVYAIVEGDTWVVRKVSGFQVIGLPHDFERGLLVGLEDAERFLVGLGVVKKIYYDKRKAIIYTSSDVEKRMGEVKCIRLGLVRLDDNFNEVEKAMNILKAESE; encoded by the coding sequence ATGTCTGTCCGCGTTATGAAGGCCGGCGAGATGTACAGGATAGAGGGCCCTGCGAAGGTCGTCGTGAGGCGCGGGCGGATCTACGCCACTGGAGTCGAGTACTCCGATGGGCAGAGCTTCACTGTGCTGAGGGCCCGCTCCCTTGCCGTTAGAGCAGTTACAGACTCGGAGGTTGAGCTCGTCCTAGGCCCTGGGGCGTTGTTAGAAAAGGCGGAGCCGGGCGAGGAGATAATCGACGAGTGGGAGGCCGGGATCTCAACCGTCGATCCAAGCGGCGTGATAATCGTGGTTGGTATGATAGACGTGGGCAAGTCCACCATGACGGCTATGCTGGGGAACAAAGCCCTGGCCCGGGGGTATAGAGTTGCCGTTATAGACGCAGATGTGGGCCAGAACGACCTAGGCCCGCCCACCACAATCTCCCTGGCCCGGCTAACGAGGTATGTCACCCATCTTAGACAGCTGGTGGCCGAGAAGAGCATCTTCCTCCAGGCGACTAGTCTAGAACGTATATGGCCCAGGGCTGTCGAGCAAATAGCCAGAGCTGTGGAATACGCCAGGAGGGTGTGGCGCGCCGATTCGGTAATACTAAATACAGACGGGTGGGTCCTCGACGAAGAAGCCGTAGTTTTCAAGCGCCAGTTAATAGAGAAGATAAAGCCGTCTTTAATAGTGGCGATACAGGTGGAGAAGGAGCTCGCCCCCATACTTAACGGGTATAGTAATGTGCTGATTCTCCCGCCGCCTCCACACGCCAGGTCGAGATCTCGGGAAGATAGGAAAATTCACAGAGAGATGGGGTACGGCCGCTATATATTCCCACCTGTGGAGATCGCAGTATCTCTTGATAAAATACCAATATGTAATTTACCTATTTTCAAGGGGATCGAGATGGGTGAGGAACTCAGGAAGATACTCTCCAGAGCGTTAGGCCTAGGCGTTGAGAAGGCTTACCAAGTGGGTAGCCGGGTATATGCCATTGTTGAGGGCGACACATGGGTTGTGAGAAAAGTCAGCGGCTTCCAAGTGATAGGACTGCCACACGACTTCGAGCGGGGACTGTTAGTAGGGCTTGAAGACGCTGAGCGGTTCTTGGTGGGCCTCGGCGTAGTGAAGAAAATATACTACGACAAGAGGAAGGCCATCATATATACGTCAAGCGACGTCGAAAAAAGAATGGGAGAGGTAAAATGCATTAGGCTAGGTCTCGTGAGGCTAGACGACAATTTCAACGAAGTGGAAAAAGCCATGAACATACTCAAGGCCGAGTCTGAGTAG